The Flavobacterium praedii genome window below encodes:
- a CDS encoding polysaccharide biosynthesis/export family protein, which yields MNSIFLLKKLMVFVLILCFFSCASRKDIIYYQDIDGIAFKEKENSYEIKIQPDDLLMIIVSAEDPEIAAPFNLKSYTSVNPGKQDVASSQATQLYLVDANGFIDFPILGRLKVSGMARSQLVQLFQDKISAYIKNPIINMRIMNFKVSVQGEVTVPGTYTIASERITLIEALAMAKDLTIYGKRNNLLIIREIDGVKTYNRVDITKSDFINSPFYYLAQNDVVYVEPNKNKVNGSAVGPNTGVIISITSLLITLITLIVTTSN from the coding sequence ATGAATTCTATTTTTTTATTAAAAAAACTAATGGTATTTGTTTTGATACTATGCTTTTTTTCATGTGCTTCCCGAAAAGATATAATCTATTATCAAGATATTGATGGAATAGCATTTAAAGAAAAAGAAAATTCATATGAAATAAAAATCCAACCTGATGACCTACTAATGATCATCGTTTCTGCCGAGGACCCCGAAATTGCAGCTCCTTTCAATTTAAAAAGTTACACCTCTGTAAACCCAGGCAAACAAGATGTGGCTAGTTCGCAAGCTACGCAACTTTATTTGGTCGATGCCAATGGTTTTATAGATTTCCCAATATTAGGACGTTTAAAAGTAAGTGGAATGGCAAGATCCCAACTTGTGCAACTTTTTCAAGATAAAATTTCAGCTTATATAAAGAATCCCATTATTAACATGCGCATAATGAATTTTAAAGTTTCTGTGCAAGGCGAAGTCACAGTTCCAGGAACCTATACAATAGCATCTGAAAGAATAACGCTTATTGAAGCTTTAGCAATGGCAAAGGATTTAACCATTTATGGCAAACGCAATAACCTATTAATTATAAGAGAAATTGATGGTGTTAAAACATACAATAGAGTCGATATTACCAAATCCGATTTTATAAATTCCCCTTTTTACTATTTGGCACAAAACGATGTGGTATATGTAGAACCAAACAAAAACAAAGTCAACGGATCGGCCGTGGGTCCAAATACGGGCGTAATTATTTCCATTACTTCCTTATTGATAACGCTAATTACATTGATTGTAACTACCTCAAATTAA
- a CDS encoding DegT/DnrJ/EryC1/StrS family aminotransferase: MNNPKIWLSSPHMGGTELNYIHEAFNSNWIAPLGANITEFEHDLEKYLSQGVFVTALNSATAAIHLGLILLDVKAGDLVICQSLTFSASANPILYQGATPVFIDSELETWNLCPIALEAAIADCIYKGQIPKAIITVHLYGVPYKIEEIRAIANKYNIPILEDSAEALGSSFKGQKCGTFGDIGVFSFNGNKIITTSGGGAIVTSNHQLKKKAQFLASQSKDEAPHYQHSEIGYNYQISNICAGIGRGQMEVLDEHIKLRRAMHGFYLSLFENIPGITVFKTTNPDYFANYWLTSIQVNPTETKNGIDRETIRLKLLEYNIESRPLWKPMHLQPLFKNYPFYGNKVAETLFDNGLSLPSGSNLTHSDRDRIRMVLLKLLS, from the coding sequence ATGAACAACCCCAAAATATGGCTTTCGTCCCCGCATATGGGAGGCACTGAGCTCAACTACATACACGAAGCCTTTAATTCTAATTGGATCGCTCCACTGGGGGCAAATATTACCGAATTTGAACATGATTTAGAAAAATATTTATCCCAAGGTGTTTTTGTTACTGCTCTAAACTCAGCAACAGCGGCCATTCATTTGGGGTTAATCCTTTTGGATGTTAAAGCCGGTGATCTTGTTATTTGTCAATCCTTAACTTTTTCGGCATCAGCCAATCCTATTTTATATCAAGGTGCTACTCCTGTTTTTATTGATAGCGAACTCGAAACCTGGAATCTTTGCCCTATTGCTCTGGAAGCCGCCATTGCAGATTGTATTTACAAAGGGCAAATCCCAAAAGCCATAATCACGGTACATTTGTATGGCGTCCCTTATAAAATAGAGGAAATTCGAGCCATAGCCAACAAATACAATATTCCAATTCTAGAAGACAGTGCTGAAGCATTGGGCAGCAGTTTCAAAGGACAAAAATGCGGAACTTTTGGTGATATTGGTGTTTTTTCGTTTAACGGAAACAAAATTATTACCACTTCTGGAGGTGGCGCCATTGTAACTTCAAACCACCAGTTGAAGAAGAAAGCACAATTTCTAGCATCGCAATCCAAAGACGAAGCACCTCATTATCAACATAGTGAAATAGGTTATAATTATCAAATCAGTAATATATGTGCTGGAATTGGTCGAGGCCAAATGGAAGTACTTGACGAACACATCAAATTAAGAAGAGCTATGCATGGTTTCTATCTAAGCCTTTTTGAGAATATACCGGGTATTACTGTTTTTAAGACAACAAATCCAGATTACTTTGCCAATTATTGGTTGACATCGATACAAGTAAATCCTACTGAAACTAAAAACGGAATAGACCGAGAAACCATCCGTTTAAAATTATTGGAATACAATATTGAAAGTAGACCTCTATGGAAACCCATGCACTTGCAACCCTTGTTTAAAAATTACCCTTTTTACGGAAATAAAGTTGCCGAAACGCTATTTGACAACGGACTGAGTTTGCCTTCAGGATCCAATTTAACCCATTCGGATAGAGATCGAATACGAATGGTTTTATTAAAATTATTGAGCTAA
- a CDS encoding glycosyltransferase family 2 protein, protein MKLLTVFTATYNRGYCLNQVYESLVRQTNSSFIWMIIDDGSTDDTAPLIQEWIKENKIEIQYLYQENQGMNSAHNTAYANIKTPWNVSIDSDDYMPDDAVELIIKNIQNLDSKFAGIVGLDRYTKGNLIGSQFPDTITQSTLSDLYHKHHVKGDKKIVYRTEIINKYAPYPILEGEKFIPPGYLYRLIDKDYVLKPVNETFVIVNYQKDGFTKNLFWLYRNNPRGFAIHRVLKIQLSKNSTERFKNMVHLISCSLFAKDIHFLKQTNSAFLIALAFPFGLVLNGYIRLKTSKIISL, encoded by the coding sequence ATGAAATTACTGACCGTTTTTACAGCAACATACAACAGAGGGTATTGTTTAAATCAGGTATATGAAAGTTTGGTCAGACAAACCAATTCTAGTTTCATTTGGATGATTATTGATGATGGATCTACCGATGATACGGCACCTCTAATTCAAGAATGGATAAAAGAAAACAAAATAGAAATTCAATATTTATATCAAGAAAATCAAGGGATGAATAGCGCTCACAATACCGCTTATGCCAACATAAAAACGCCTTGGAATGTCAGCATCGATTCTGATGATTATATGCCCGATGATGCGGTTGAGTTAATTATTAAAAACATTCAAAATTTAGACTCCAAATTTGCTGGAATAGTGGGATTGGATCGCTATACCAAAGGAAATTTGATAGGTTCCCAATTTCCAGACACCATTACACAAAGCACACTTTCTGACCTCTATCATAAACATCATGTAAAAGGAGATAAAAAAATAGTATATCGTACCGAAATCATAAATAAATATGCGCCCTACCCTATTCTTGAAGGAGAAAAATTCATACCTCCAGGATATTTGTACCGACTAATTGATAAAGATTATGTCCTTAAACCCGTCAATGAAACATTCGTTATTGTAAACTATCAAAAAGATGGTTTTACAAAAAATTTGTTTTGGCTCTATCGTAATAATCCAAGAGGGTTTGCCATACACCGTGTACTTAAAATACAATTAAGTAAAAATAGCACCGAACGATTTAAGAATATGGTTCATCTGATTTCTTGTTCGCTTTTCGCTAAAGATATTCACTTTTTGAAACAAACAAACAGTGCTTTTTTAATTGCATTGGCATTTCCATTTGGACTTGTATTGAATGGTTATATTAGATTAAAAACAAGTAAAATCATTTCCCTATAA
- a CDS encoding ATP-grasp domain-containing protein — MSNILITCAGKRVSLIRSFKTELKLLFSDSKVFTSDCIPEKSAACRVSDGYFKLPKATESNYIEKLLQIALDNKIKLIIPTIDTELITVSQNIDLFKKHQIDIVVSDYKNIKTFINKRLTNCFFEKLNIKYAQEYDKNNYTLPLYIKPIDGSRSIDNYIVKKKSELTAYHFDNDKLLFFEYLDHDNFTEYTIDMYFDKNNDLKCFIPRERLEVRAGEVNKAVTKKAWFIEQIAPKFKNIEGLRGCISIQLFVNTKTEAIYGIEINPRFSGGFPLSYLAGANFPKWIIQEYLTNETEIPFCANWEENLMMLRYDDEILIHNYVEKMNKSINYDH; from the coding sequence ATGAGTAACATCTTAATCACTTGTGCTGGAAAAAGAGTGTCCTTAATTCGCTCTTTTAAAACAGAATTAAAGCTGCTTTTTTCGGATTCAAAAGTTTTTACTTCAGATTGTATACCTGAAAAATCGGCAGCTTGTCGTGTTTCTGATGGCTATTTTAAGTTACCAAAAGCAACAGAAAGTAATTATATTGAAAAACTACTTCAAATTGCCCTTGACAATAAAATCAAACTTATTATACCAACAATTGATACGGAATTAATTACCGTATCACAAAACATTGACCTCTTCAAAAAACACCAAATTGATATTGTAGTTTCGGATTATAAAAACATTAAAACTTTTATAAACAAAAGGCTTACCAATTGCTTTTTCGAAAAATTAAATATTAAGTATGCTCAAGAATATGATAAAAATAATTATACTTTACCACTTTATATAAAACCTATTGATGGCAGCAGAAGCATTGATAATTATATTGTAAAAAAAAAATCAGAGTTAACAGCTTACCATTTCGATAATGATAAATTATTGTTTTTTGAATATTTGGACCATGACAATTTCACAGAATATACTATTGATATGTATTTTGACAAAAACAATGATCTAAAATGTTTCATTCCCAGAGAAAGACTAGAAGTTAGGGCTGGAGAAGTCAACAAAGCCGTTACCAAAAAAGCTTGGTTCATAGAACAAATTGCTCCTAAGTTTAAAAATATCGAAGGATTAAGAGGTTGTATTTCGATCCAATTATTTGTCAATACTAAGACAGAGGCTATTTATGGTATAGAAATCAACCCGAGATTTAGTGGCGGGTTTCCGTTGAGTTATTTGGCAGGAGCCAATTTTCCAAAATGGATAATTCAAGAATATTTAACAAACGAAACAGAAATTCCTTTTTGTGCTAATTGGGAAGAAAACCTAATGATGTTGCGCTATGATGATGAAATTTTGATTCATAATTATGTAGAAAAAATGAACAAATCTATTAATTATGATCATTAA
- a CDS encoding sugar transferase — translation MYPSSLKRILDLIIATINLVVLAPLFVIITIVLFVANNGEPFFIQKRPGKNGKIFHIIKFKTMTNQKDTNGNLLPDIKRLTKWGCFARRISLDEIPQLLNVIRGDMSIVGPRPLLPEYLPLYNETQKRRHEVKPGITGWAQVNKENINSWGKKFEYDLWYIENKNILLDLKIVFLTLKKVLIPLKNNNSTSESFNGKN, via the coding sequence ATGTATCCTAGTTCCTTAAAAAGAATTTTAGATCTTATAATTGCGACTATAAACCTAGTAGTATTGGCTCCACTATTTGTAATTATTACAATAGTTCTTTTTGTTGCAAATAATGGAGAACCTTTTTTTATTCAAAAACGACCTGGAAAAAACGGCAAAATTTTTCACATTATTAAGTTCAAAACAATGACCAATCAAAAAGACACTAATGGAAACTTACTTCCCGATATCAAAAGATTGACAAAATGGGGTTGTTTTGCCCGAAGAATATCATTGGATGAAATTCCACAACTTTTAAATGTAATTCGCGGTGACATGAGTATTGTAGGACCAAGACCTTTATTACCTGAATATTTACCATTGTATAATGAAACCCAAAAAAGACGTCATGAAGTCAAACCTGGCATAACGGGATGGGCCCAAGTCAACAAAGAAAACATTAATTCTTGGGGGAAAAAATTTGAATATGATTTATGGTATATTGAAAATAAAAATATATTATTGGATTTAAAAATTGTATTTTTAACTCTTAAAAAGGTCCTTATTCCTTTGAAAAACAACAACTCAACTTCAGAATCGTTTAACGGTAAAAATTAA
- a CDS encoding O-antigen ligase family protein, with amino-acid sequence MKYLKIIILALLFGNLPSFSLVHVDATTGAVLSYGLFLLLIIYFFNKKETPIVPLVTLGLLYFLISIVVDSQNSEGFITTFIKYLIFVIMGASAIKDVTKNEIFYFLFLGALSIIYESIFVIDIGGRYSGLYLNPNFAGCICILGYCFSFSISNKKSRIIGQILFSFAGFVTFSRTFLLLWVLVNILSLSISYKNSYKIILGLLLISLFVSFGNKFDFNTKRLEAFATILDGKISQDLAENSRTETWAKYYDRIINNPFFGNGYLSFSGKTYGEDDKAYGIEGVHNTPLLIIGESGIFVFLYFLWIYGGFVVSGIHYFKEDHTLLLVSFSLFIYMLTTHNFFNNYILLTISIWLYQQIQMKKSEEFRALESVTY; translated from the coding sequence ATGAAGTATCTAAAAATAATTATTCTAGCATTGCTCTTTGGCAATTTACCCAGTTTTTCATTAGTACATGTAGATGCAACAACAGGAGCTGTTTTAAGTTACGGTCTATTTTTGCTGCTAATTATCTATTTTTTTAATAAAAAAGAAACGCCAATAGTTCCTTTAGTGACCTTAGGGCTATTATATTTTTTAATTTCGATTGTAGTTGATTCTCAAAATTCGGAGGGATTCATAACCACTTTTATAAAATATTTAATATTTGTAATAATGGGTGCAAGTGCAATTAAAGACGTCACCAAAAATGAAATATTTTACTTTTTATTTTTGGGAGCATTAAGCATTATATACGAATCCATTTTTGTGATTGACATTGGAGGTCGATATAGTGGTTTGTACCTGAATCCTAATTTTGCAGGCTGTATCTGCATCCTAGGATATTGTTTTAGTTTTTCTATTTCCAATAAAAAAAGTAGAATAATAGGCCAAATTTTGTTCTCCTTTGCTGGATTTGTAACATTTTCAAGAACCTTTTTATTGCTTTGGGTGCTAGTAAACATCCTTTCATTATCCATAAGCTACAAGAACTCTTATAAAATAATTTTAGGTCTTCTTTTAATTAGTCTATTTGTTTCTTTTGGAAATAAATTTGATTTTAATACAAAACGTCTTGAGGCATTTGCTACCATACTCGATGGAAAAATAAGTCAAGACCTAGCCGAAAATTCGAGAACAGAAACTTGGGCCAAATACTATGATCGAATAATTAATAATCCTTTTTTTGGAAATGGATATTTGAGTTTTAGCGGAAAAACGTATGGTGAAGATGACAAAGCCTATGGAATAGAAGGCGTTCATAATACACCGCTTTTAATAATTGGCGAATCTGGAATCTTTGTTTTTTTATATTTTTTATGGATTTACGGTGGTTTTGTAGTTAGTGGGATACATTATTTTAAAGAAGACCATACGCTTTTGTTGGTTTCCTTTTCTTTATTTATTTATATGCTCACCACTCATAATTTTTTTAACAATTATATTTTATTAACGATTTCAATTTGGTTGTATCAACAAATCCAAATGAAAAAAAGTGAAGAATTTAGAGCTCTTGAATCCGTAACATATTAA
- a CDS encoding glycosyltransferase, translating into MEKILLVIPNDTLGGAEQILKMIANHYTESLVEVQFLKKKSNEEWKTDNRSIKLKYQKTNSEYLGAIYYAWDLLLKPKKKYDLIFTSHVFVTGLVGVFIRLGFLQKNHFIGRESTRIFERFKGFKLFLYKKMYQLGYPNLDLLICQTQEMKQNLIANLPWIDKQINIKVIANPINLNLTKSTEDVVADFPFIVGAGRLIPEKGFDILIEAFKEILKIHPTYQLIILGEGKEKQNLERLIKELDLEKKVILKGQVSNVYAYFKIAKVCVVSSRIEGFPNVLLQMMSQNNCVVSTKCTAEIETIPGIEIANTEDSKSLSNTILKSLKEDHSKNNILFKSFLDEKSIDNFIASIEKELQ; encoded by the coding sequence ATGGAAAAAATACTTCTCGTTATTCCCAATGATACATTAGGAGGTGCAGAGCAAATCTTAAAAATGATAGCGAATCATTATACAGAATCACTTGTAGAAGTACAATTTTTGAAAAAAAAATCAAATGAAGAATGGAAAACAGATAACCGATCAATTAAATTAAAATACCAAAAAACAAATTCTGAGTATTTGGGAGCTATATATTATGCATGGGACCTTTTGCTAAAACCAAAAAAAAAATATGATTTAATATTTACTTCTCACGTCTTTGTTACAGGTTTGGTTGGGGTTTTTATTCGTTTGGGATTCCTTCAAAAAAATCATTTTATAGGAAGAGAATCTACTCGAATATTTGAAAGATTTAAAGGATTTAAATTGTTTTTATATAAAAAAATGTACCAATTGGGTTATCCAAATCTTGATCTATTAATTTGCCAAACTCAAGAAATGAAGCAAAATTTGATTGCAAATTTACCTTGGATCGATAAGCAAATCAATATAAAAGTAATAGCGAATCCAATAAATTTAAATTTAACAAAATCAACTGAAGATGTTGTTGCCGATTTTCCATTCATCGTTGGTGCTGGAAGATTAATACCCGAAAAAGGATTTGACATTTTGATTGAAGCGTTTAAAGAAATACTAAAAATCCATCCTACATACCAATTGATTATTTTAGGTGAAGGCAAAGAAAAACAAAATTTAGAACGTCTAATAAAAGAACTGGATTTAGAAAAAAAGGTCATTTTAAAAGGACAAGTTTCAAATGTGTATGCCTATTTTAAAATAGCAAAAGTGTGCGTAGTTTCATCCCGAATTGAAGGATTTCCAAACGTATTATTACAAATGATGTCACAAAACAATTGTGTAGTTTCAACAAAATGTACTGCTGAAATTGAAACCATTCCAGGGATAGAAATTGCTAATACCGAAGATTCAAAAAGTTTGAGCAATACGATCCTAAAATCTTTGAAAGAAGATCATTCAAAAAATAATATTCTTTTTAAATCTTTTCTAGACGAAAAATCCATAGACAATTTTATTGCTTCTATTGAAAAAGAACTTCAATAA
- a CDS encoding glycosyltransferase family 4 protein — protein sequence MEKLIRITTIPISIEKLLENQLFFMKDYYDVKAISSDKENLERVGKLQEVSVYPVEMTRKITPWQDLKALWKLYRYFRKEQPLIVHTHTPKAGTIGMIASKLAGVPHRLHTVAGLPLLETKGNKRKLLNLVEKTTYACASKIYPNSNGLKNIITQEGFCKPEKIKIIANGSSNGINTQIFNPEIVSNEDQLHLKKKLGIAPTDFVFIYVGRLTGDKGINELLLVFQKIAMEFKNTKLLLVGFFETNLDPLQKDTLSEIKNNAQVIHVPFQNDVRPYYAISDVLVFPSYREGFPNAILEAGAMGLPTIASDINGCNEIIEDQKNGILIPPKDTEALFTAMKKVILDPSFRSHLKHNARPMILSRFEQIVVWEALLAEYKNLESHVS from the coding sequence ATGGAAAAACTCATCCGCATTACTACTATTCCTATTTCCATTGAAAAACTACTAGAAAATCAGTTATTTTTCATGAAGGATTATTATGATGTGAAAGCTATTTCATCGGATAAAGAAAACTTGGAACGAGTTGGAAAATTACAAGAGGTATCTGTTTACCCAGTTGAAATGACTCGGAAAATCACCCCTTGGCAAGACTTAAAAGCGTTATGGAAACTGTATCGCTATTTTAGAAAAGAACAACCCTTGATCGTGCATACCCATACTCCAAAAGCAGGAACCATAGGGATGATCGCCTCAAAATTGGCAGGAGTTCCGCATCGATTGCACACCGTTGCCGGTTTGCCTTTATTAGAAACGAAAGGAAATAAACGAAAACTTTTGAATCTTGTTGAAAAAACAACATACGCCTGCGCATCCAAAATATATCCAAATTCCAATGGATTAAAAAACATAATTACCCAAGAAGGTTTTTGCAAACCCGAAAAAATAAAAATTATTGCAAATGGAAGCTCCAACGGAATAAACACTCAAATTTTCAATCCCGAAATAGTTTCTAATGAAGATCAACTACATTTAAAAAAAAAATTAGGCATAGCTCCTACTGATTTTGTTTTTATATACGTTGGCCGATTAACAGGCGATAAAGGAATCAATGAATTATTACTGGTTTTTCAAAAAATTGCTATGGAGTTTAAAAATACAAAATTGTTACTAGTTGGTTTTTTCGAAACAAATTTAGACCCACTCCAAAAAGATACACTATCCGAAATAAAAAACAATGCTCAAGTAATTCATGTGCCTTTCCAAAATGATGTTCGCCCCTATTATGCGATTTCTGATGTTCTTGTTTTCCCTAGTTATCGCGAAGGTTTCCCTAATGCAATTTTGGAAGCTGGAGCCATGGGATTACCAACAATTGCTAGCGATATAAATGGTTGCAACGAGATAATTGAAGACCAAAAAAACGGAATTCTAATTCCACCAAAAGATACAGAGGCTCTATTTACTGCAATGAAAAAAGTAATACTTGACCCATCTTTTCGATCTCATTTAAAACATAATGCAAGACCAATGATCCTTTCCCGTTTTGAACAAATTGTTGTTTGGGAAGCACTTTTAGCCGAATATAAAAATTTAGAAAGCCATGTATCCTAG
- a CDS encoding glycosyltransferase, protein MDRKKILFIVPSLKAGGAERITAFLTENLNPKLFEAKLIVVGFKKDVVYDIQNIDISFLNKSRYFKAIPLLLQMIKSEKPNIVFGSSGHINSTLGIFSLLFSNIKFIVRETNIVSTVNDFPQEKNRFLFFLMKQSYPFLDAIICQSTDMKTDLIQKLNINSSKITVINNPIINEIKTRRPKTESDKIKFITVGRMSWIKGHLRLLKVLSQLQYDFLYTIIGSGLAKECLIVEDEINRLNLSKKVRLIPFTQNVLSELQQHDFFLQGSYVEGFPNALLESCSVGTPVITFEVAGGTKEIIQNGINGFMVKNEEELLSLLNNLDLIQNIKTEDVLSSVATKFDKKKILRQYEDLFLSVSK, encoded by the coding sequence ATGGATAGAAAAAAAATACTATTTATTGTACCCAGTTTAAAAGCAGGTGGAGCAGAACGAATCACTGCTTTTTTGACAGAGAATCTAAATCCAAAACTATTTGAAGCAAAACTTATTGTAGTTGGTTTTAAAAAAGATGTCGTTTATGATATACAAAATATAGATATTTCTTTTTTAAACAAATCCAGGTATTTCAAAGCCATTCCTTTGTTGTTACAAATGATTAAAAGCGAAAAACCGAATATTGTTTTTGGTTCTTCTGGGCATATTAATAGCACTTTGGGGATTTTTAGCCTATTATTTTCTAATATAAAATTCATAGTCCGAGAAACCAACATCGTTTCAACAGTAAATGATTTTCCTCAAGAAAAGAATCGTTTTTTATTTTTTCTAATGAAACAATCGTACCCTTTTTTGGATGCCATTATTTGCCAAAGTACCGATATGAAGACCGATTTAATTCAAAAGTTAAACATAAATTCATCTAAAATTACGGTGATCAACAACCCAATTATTAATGAGATCAAAACCAGAAGGCCCAAAACAGAATCAGACAAAATAAAGTTTATAACCGTAGGAAGGATGAGTTGGATAAAAGGGCATTTAAGGCTTTTAAAAGTGTTGTCACAACTGCAATATGATTTTCTTTATACCATTATAGGATCTGGGTTAGCAAAAGAATGCCTGATTGTTGAAGACGAAATCAACCGATTAAATTTAAGCAAAAAGGTTCGGTTAATACCTTTTACACAAAACGTTTTAAGCGAACTACAGCAACACGATTTCTTTTTGCAAGGATCGTATGTTGAAGGTTTTCCAAATGCTTTACTGGAAAGTTGTTCTGTTGGCACTCCAGTTATAACATTTGAAGTAGCAGGTGGAACCAAAGAAATCATTCAAAATGGAATCAATGGTTTTATGGTAAAAAATGAAGAAGAACTACTTTCACTTTTAAATAATTTAGATCTTATCCAAAATATAAAAACAGAAGATGTGCTAAGCAGCGTTGCTACAAAATTTGACAAAAAAAAGATTTTAAGGCAATATGAAGATTTATTCCTATCTGTATCAAAATGA
- the asnB gene encoding asparagine synthase (glutamine-hydrolyzing), with protein MCGIYITNIPFSIEEVQTKIETIQFRGPDSTGIKKTRDLIFGHLRLAIVDLDVRSNQPMCFEELTIVYNGEIYNYKAIKAELIALGHSFQTTGDTEVLLKGYKQWGEKIVPKLNGMFAFAIYNATTNKLFCSRDRLGVKPFYYSWNNGEFEICSQLRPICQNKKLNETAISMYLDCTYIPSPFTIFKDVHKLLPGNNLEVDLNTKSYTISKYWDLEPVKISKLRYDEAKEKLHTLLQDAIKIRLQADVPFGTFLSGGIDSALVSSIASKISYEPIHTFTIGFENPKYDESKIAKQFASIIQSKHIETICKPEDIIKLIRKLVYVYDEPFGDSSALPSLLLNKTAKQHVTMALSGDGGDESFLGYNHFDWVSKFKILLKIPYNIRFFISQLLFFNSLGKRTEPLKRILKTKSKYDFIAGIFVGYNSLLLNRNLNWLSHYDGFKRGSEDLHQATADLNIKLWLENDSNVKVDRASMAYSVEIRSPFLDYRIVEFARTLPVSFRYEKGRKKRILRDILKEYIPEAVFNQPKKGFSVPMDSWIRNELKEEFTQNLSDSFLNQVPNLNVLKFKKMFKSHLAGKQDYSSYIWRVYVLSKWYQEFGYFKNNG; from the coding sequence ATGTGCGGAATTTACATCACAAACATCCCTTTTTCAATAGAAGAAGTTCAAACAAAAATAGAAACCATTCAGTTTAGAGGGCCTGATTCTACTGGGATAAAAAAAACTAGAGATTTGATTTTTGGCCATTTGCGTTTGGCAATTGTAGATCTTGATGTACGTTCGAATCAACCGATGTGTTTTGAAGAATTAACCATTGTTTATAATGGCGAAATATACAATTATAAAGCAATAAAAGCAGAATTAATTGCTTTAGGGCACTCGTTTCAAACCACTGGAGATACTGAAGTCTTATTAAAAGGATACAAACAATGGGGTGAAAAAATTGTCCCAAAATTGAACGGAATGTTTGCTTTTGCAATTTACAATGCTACAACAAACAAACTTTTTTGTTCTCGAGATCGACTGGGTGTAAAACCTTTTTATTATTCTTGGAATAACGGAGAATTTGAAATATGCAGTCAGTTACGCCCCATTTGTCAAAACAAAAAACTGAATGAAACTGCCATTTCTATGTATCTGGATTGTACTTATATTCCAAGTCCGTTTACTATTTTTAAAGACGTACACAAACTCCTTCCTGGAAATAATCTGGAAGTTGATTTAAATACAAAAAGTTATACAATTTCAAAATATTGGGATCTGGAGCCTGTCAAAATTTCGAAATTAAGGTATGATGAAGCCAAAGAAAAACTGCATACACTTTTGCAAGATGCCATAAAAATAAGATTGCAAGCCGATGTCCCTTTTGGCACTTTCCTTTCTGGTGGAATCGATTCGGCTCTCGTTTCGAGTATTGCTTCAAAAATATCCTATGAACCTATTCATACCTTTACAATTGGTTTTGAAAACCCAAAATACGACGAAAGTAAAATTGCCAAACAGTTTGCATCAATAATTCAATCCAAACATATTGAAACCATTTGTAAGCCAGAAGATATTATAAAACTAATCCGTAAGCTGGTTTATGTCTATGACGAGCCTTTTGGAGACAGTTCTGCTTTGCCATCCTTGTTATTGAATAAAACGGCAAAACAACATGTAACAATGGCTTTGTCTGGTGATGGAGGTGATGAAAGCTTTTTGGGATACAATCATTTTGATTGGGTTTCTAAATTTAAAATACTTTTAAAAATTCCATATAATATTCGCTTTTTTATAAGCCAACTATTGTTTTTTAATAGTTTAGGCAAAAGAACGGAACCTTTAAAAAGAATTTTAAAAACAAAATCCAAGTATGATTTTATTGCTGGGATATTTGTGGGTTATAATTCGCTTTTACTAAATCGCAATTTAAATTGGTTGTCTCATTATGATGGTTTTAAAAGAGGTAGCGAAGATTTGCATCAAGCCACGGCCGACTTAAATATCAAATTGTGGTTGGAAAATGACAGTAATGTAAAAGTAGATCGAGCCAGTATGGCCTATTCGGTAGAAATACGGAGTCCCTTTTTGGATTATAGAATTGTGGAATTTGCCAGAACATTGCCTGTATCGTTTCGTTACGAAAAAGGAAGGAAAAAAAGAATTTTGAGGGACATCTTGAAAGAGTACATTCCAGAGGCTGTCTTCAATCAGCCCAAAAAAGGTTTCTCAGTTCCAATGGATTCGTGGATTCGCAATGAATTAAAAGAAGAGTTTACTCAAAATTTATCGGATTCTTTTCTGAATCAAGTTCCCAATTTGAATGTTTTAAAATTCAAAAAAATGTTCAAAAGTCATTTAGCGGGAAAACAGGATTATTCCTCCTACATCTGGCGTGTTTATGTATTATCCAAATGGTATCAGGAATTTGGTTATTTTAAAAATAATGGATAG